In Oceanispirochaeta sp., a single genomic region encodes these proteins:
- a CDS encoding mannitol dehydrogenase family protein, with the protein MKLNLQDIQRKEEWTGKGYVLPSFDIEKMKKASRETPTWVHFGAGNIFRAFIAVLQQRLLNEGKVETGIIVCETFDEEIVHKAYRAFDNLAVAVTLKGNGDIQKEVIASLSESLVPSEDYARMEEVLCAPSLQILSLTITEKGYALKDDKGLYFPWIKPDIENFDRQPVSTIGIITRLLLSRYKTGAFPLALVSMDNCSHNGTLLKKAVLEYAEIWRAQGHLDQGFLDYLTDENKISFTWSMIDKITPRPSEIVQKQFVEDGLEGMDIIITSKKTYVSPFVNAEESQYLAIEDHFPNGKPALEETGVLFSDKETIDKIEKMKVCTCLNPLHTVLAVFGCLLGYDSISAEMKDPLLKGFIEKLGYGEGMPVVVDPGIMNAEDFIRDSIEVRFPNPFVPDTPQRIATDTSKKISVRFGETMKAYIEQGKTDLSFLTYIPLFMAGWLRYLMAVDDKGQAFDLSPDPNLDMVQPFVKSFSLGYSGGVHEELKDLLSNAGIFGIDLYQYHLGEKVEAFFLEMLEGPGAIGKTLAKYIL; encoded by the coding sequence ATGAAACTGAACTTACAGGACATACAGAGGAAAGAAGAGTGGACGGGAAAGGGTTATGTTCTACCGTCTTTTGATATAGAGAAAATGAAGAAGGCAAGCCGGGAAACACCCACATGGGTCCATTTCGGAGCCGGGAACATTTTCAGGGCTTTTATCGCCGTTTTACAGCAGAGACTGCTAAATGAAGGTAAGGTTGAGACAGGCATCATCGTCTGTGAGACCTTTGATGAAGAGATCGTTCATAAAGCCTATAGGGCTTTTGATAATCTGGCTGTGGCTGTGACACTCAAAGGGAATGGAGACATTCAGAAAGAGGTAATTGCCAGCCTGAGCGAGAGCCTGGTCCCCTCTGAGGATTACGCAAGAATGGAAGAGGTCCTTTGTGCACCTTCTCTGCAGATCCTCAGCCTTACCATCACGGAAAAAGGCTATGCTCTCAAGGACGACAAAGGACTCTACTTTCCCTGGATCAAACCCGATATCGAAAACTTTGACAGACAGCCTGTGAGCACTATAGGCATCATCACTCGTCTGCTCCTGTCCCGGTATAAGACTGGTGCCTTTCCCCTCGCTCTGGTGAGCATGGATAACTGCAGCCACAACGGAACCCTTCTGAAAAAGGCCGTTCTGGAATACGCGGAAATATGGAGGGCTCAGGGCCATCTGGATCAGGGATTCCTGGATTACCTCACAGATGAAAATAAAATCTCCTTCACCTGGAGCATGATTGATAAGATCACTCCCCGTCCCTCAGAAATCGTGCAAAAGCAGTTTGTTGAGGATGGTCTGGAAGGTATGGATATTATCATCACCTCCAAAAAGACCTATGTGTCTCCCTTTGTAAACGCAGAGGAATCCCAGTACCTGGCCATTGAAGATCACTTCCCCAACGGGAAACCGGCCCTGGAGGAAACGGGAGTGCTTTTTTCGGATAAGGAAACCATTGATAAGATCGAAAAGATGAAGGTCTGTACCTGTCTGAATCCTCTGCATACCGTGCTGGCGGTGTTTGGTTGTCTTCTGGGTTACGATTCTATTTCAGCCGAGATGAAAGATCCCCTTCTGAAGGGATTTATCGAAAAACTGGGGTACGGCGAAGGTATGCCTGTGGTTGTCGATCCGGGCATCATGAATGCCGAAGACTTTATCCGCGACAGCATTGAAGTGCGTTTTCCCAACCCTTTCGTACCCGATACTCCTCAGAGGATCGCCACGGACACATCCAAGAAAATTTCCGTTCGATTCGGAGAAACCATGAAGGCCTATATCGAACAGGGAAAGACGGATCTCTCCTTCCTGACATACATACCCCTGTTTATGGCGGGTTGGCTTCGTTACCTGATGGCTGTGGATGACAAGGGGCAGGCTTTTGACTTGAGCCCCGATCCTAATCTGGACATGGTGCAGCCCTTTGTGAAGTCTTTCTCACTCGGTTATTCCGGTGGAGTTCATGAAGAGCTTAAAGATCTTCTGAGCAATGCCGGGATTTTCGGAATTGATCTGTACCAGTATCATCTGGGAGAAAAGGTGGAAGCCTTTTTTCTGGAAATGCTGGAGGGTCCCGGAGCCATCGGGAAGACCCTGGCGAAATACATACTATAA
- a CDS encoding GntR family transcriptional regulator — MAKRKWGDAILTKTASETVYDILYRNIININLVPGTVMSEKEISEKMNVSRTPVREAFIRLSKEALVTVIPQKGSFVSRINLARVKEERFLRESLETSVLEELIMNNETLPLERLSRNLEYQKIALDTGETTRFMDLDDQFHSLFFELADRHMCFEVVMSFSSHYRRVRYLSMAVSGVSGENFKHHKELLHLIEKRDLEGAQETMKVHLRKLNIEENVIYKKFTDYFEDTPGGSGMDIIDEKNLFQSLIQ, encoded by the coding sequence ATGGCAAAACGGAAATGGGGTGATGCAATTCTCACAAAAACGGCCAGTGAGACCGTATATGATATCCTTTACAGGAACATTATCAACATTAACCTGGTTCCCGGTACCGTTATGAGTGAAAAAGAGATCTCTGAGAAGATGAATGTGAGCCGGACCCCGGTGCGGGAAGCCTTCATCAGGCTCTCCAAGGAGGCCCTGGTCACGGTTATTCCCCAGAAGGGGAGCTTCGTGTCCCGCATCAACCTGGCCAGGGTCAAGGAAGAGCGCTTTTTGAGAGAATCTCTGGAAACCTCAGTTCTGGAAGAGCTGATCATGAATAATGAGACCCTGCCCCTTGAGAGGCTCTCTAGGAACCTGGAATATCAAAAGATTGCCCTGGACACAGGTGAAACGACCCGCTTTATGGATCTGGATGATCAGTTCCACTCACTGTTTTTTGAACTGGCAGATCGTCATATGTGTTTTGAGGTGGTCATGAGCTTTTCCAGTCATTACAGAAGGGTCCGTTACCTCTCCATGGCTGTCAGCGGCGTTTCAGGTGAAAATTTCAAACACCATAAGGAACTGCTGCATTTGATCGAAAAGAGGGACCTGGAAGGTGCTCAGGAGACAATGAAGGTCCATTTGAGGAAACTGAATATCGAGGAAAATGTGATCTATAAAAAATTCACAGACTACTTTGAAGATACTCCCGGGGGAAGCGGGATGGATATAATTGATGAAAAAAATCTGTTTCAGAGTTTGATCCAATAA
- a CDS encoding pyrimidine/purine nucleoside phosphorylase has translation MSVTILYVSKTDWRSGFADKLWLNYDGLDPAYEKEYLRPYATALKAGSVKINRMRTSLLFGFFQILVFRFIILRSITGVIMPFLPHTMTEFPFKLIHSLFVGPAVKLTFNDGSFKTLGIMLPGEYEFNTEAEELMEIAAGKLTILIAGETAWQDITGGMSFKVPANSSFKLKVNKVTDYCCSYG, from the coding sequence TTGTCCGTTACCATCTTATACGTGAGCAAAACAGACTGGAGGAGTGGATTCGCTGATAAGCTATGGTTGAATTATGATGGATTGGACCCCGCCTATGAAAAGGAATATTTACGTCCCTATGCTACAGCTCTAAAAGCGGGGTCGGTAAAAATCAATAGGATGAGAACATCACTCCTCTTCGGATTTTTCCAAATCCTTGTCTTCAGGTTCATAATTCTCAGATCCATAACCGGCGTGATCATGCCATTTCTGCCTCATACGATGACTGAATTCCCGTTTAAACTCATCCATTCCCTCTTTGTCGGGCCGGCCGTGAAACTCACCTTTAATGACGGATCCTTCAAGACTCTGGGGATCATGCTCCCCGGGGAATATGAGTTTAATACTGAAGCGGAAGAGCTGATGGAGATAGCCGCCGGTAAGCTGACAATCCTGATCGCCGGAGAGACGGCATGGCAGGATATAACAGGGGGAATGTCTTTTAAGGTCCCCGCAAATTCCTCCTTCAAACTAAAGGTGAACAAGGTGACCGACTACTGCTGCAGCTATGGTTGA